From Plasmodium malariae genome assembly, chromosome: 4:
CTCGAATAACGAGAAGGCGCACTCATGGAAAGACGAAGACATACAAGTTATATACCTTCAAtaaggataaaataaatattgcatcattaaatataaagaggAATAAATTCCTTTGTGATCAAGGCCAAAATGATGTAGATTATATTTATGGCTTAAATTCGGTGTGTTCCGTTCTTAAGAAAAATGAGAGAACCATCAATAGCGTCATGGTAATAGGAAGCGGACATTAAGAACATTCCTTCGTCCCTCAACACCGTTCcaacatgtatatgtatatatatatatataatatatacttatacatatcAGTACATACCCGCACGTACACAAATATGCTTGCACATGGGCCCGCTTTCCCGCATTATGCAAATCTCATACGTGTCTTTACATCTCTCATGTATGTTTAGTTcgttttactttattttatcctCTTTCATTCATTATGCGTTATTTACTaccattactattactattactattactattattactattactattactattactattactattactattactattactattactattactattactattactattactattactattactattactatactattactattactattactattactatactattactattactattactatactattactattattactattactattactattactattactattactattacttattactattactattactattactattactattactattatattatattatattactattattattattattattattattattattattattattattattattattattattattattattattattattattattattattattttttatttttttttttttttttctattttcccATCCCGCTACAGATAAACAGCAACAtcaagttaaaaaaaaaaactcacAAACAAACATATGAATACATATTCGaaacgataaaaaaaagaggtatTGAAGTGAAAGTTATGAGCAAGCACAAAATGGATGAACTAGTAGGTGGGTTTCCACacaataacataataatgaGAGGGAATTATCGTTATATGAACAATTAcaaacattttataaaagatataagtaataaaacaaaaaacaataaGATATTTGTTTGTCTACATGATGTGTATGATAATATGAACATTGGAAATATATGTAGGTCAATTTTCTTCTTTGGGGGgaatactatatttttaaaaaaaaaaaaaaaagaaggagaaaaaaaaaataaaataaaaattgacaCTCCTATTCTTCATTCTAGTGTTGGTGCCTCTGAATTTTTGGATTTCTTTCATGTTAATCATATggttagaaaaataaaaagcaaatgtaaaataaaatataacccTCAAgctagctttttttttttttttttttttttttttttatccttagTAGAAAGGAGGAATGTTATGCTTCTTGTTACAACTcctgtttcatttttttatttgctttttattatgttttgtttttcattttatttttttgttatatattgtttattttattttgattttttattttttttgttatattctcctcattctttttatactataaaaaaattatcccACTTTTTAGGCCAACTTCATGAGTGAAATGAAGCAAAACGGATTTAAAATTTACTCGACTGGTAACGTTGCATGAAAATGTGT
This genomic window contains:
- the PmUG01_04014100 gene encoding apicoplast RNA methyltransferase precursor, putative, producing the protein MRKRTANYFILFFLGAKRLINNNVHLSITRITRRRTHGKTKTYKLYTFNKDKINIASLNIKRNKFLCDQGQNDVDYIYGLNSVCSVLKKNERTINSVMINSNIKLKKKTHKQTYEYIFETIKKRGIEVKVMSKHKMDELVGGFPHNNIIMRGNYRYMNNYKHFIKDISNKTKNNKIFVCLHDVYDNMNIGNICRSIFFFGGNTIFLKKKKKEGEKKNKIKIDTPILHSSVGASEFLDFFHVNHMANFMSEMKQNGFKIYSTGCLKGNRTSNNLIELKNVEISKSDRVLIILGNESKGLSENIMNQSDANIYINSVSNNEIINKDLPIESVNVTVDSLNVNNVCSILLYHFLSYLL